The sequence below is a genomic window from Dromaius novaehollandiae isolate bDroNov1 chromosome 7, bDroNov1.hap1, whole genome shotgun sequence.
AAATTGTTTCTTGTTCTGGGGGCCTAGCAAGCAAGCACGCACCTCTGTAATGTGGAAGGTTTCTCTGTTAGTCAGCCACAGTCCTTCCTTGTgaatatacatgtgtgtatatatctacacatgcgcacacacatgtgcacacacacaaagtattTTCACAATGTACTAATGCATCTTCTctattttttgatttttcagaactATCATGATGTCATGTCATGCCACCCAGAAAACTTTCAGTGGGAGCACTGgagttttgaaaatgttgctaCCATACTTGCTCACCGATTTCCTAATAGCTTTATTTGGGTTGTAAAGTGTTCTCGAATGCACCTGCACAAATTCAGTTGTTATGACAACTTTGTGGCAAGCAACATGTTTGGAGCACCAGAGCACAGCACCGACTTTGGAGCTTTCAAGCATCTTCATGCGTTGCTAGTTAATGCATTCAGGCTTGCTCAGAACATGCTGTTGTCCCAGAAGAGCACGTATGGTTTCAACAAGGATGCAAAGATAGCTTCTTGTAAATCACAGCCGCAGTCTGGTCCTACAACAAACGGCTGTTCGTccacagaaggagagaaagactGCGAATATTCTAATAACTCTGCTATGAACTTCATTATACCGTCTGCTGTAGGTGCAGTGTCATTTACTTTGATTGGCTTCAGTAAAGGTTGTGTGGTTTTGAACCAGCTGCTCTATGAGCTGAAGGAAGCTAAAAAAGACAAGAATACAGATGCCTTcttaaaaaacataaaagcaatttACTGGTTGGATGGTGGTCACTCTGGAGGAAGCAATACTTGGGTTACTTACCCTGAAGTGCTGAAAGAACTTGCACAGACAGGAATTGAAGTTCATGCTCATGTTACACCGTACCAAGTGTTTGATATGATGAGATCGTGGATTGGGAGAGAGCATGAGAAATTTGTACAGATACTTGAAGAACTGGGTGTAGAAATAGATGATCAGTTACATTTTGCAGATGAAGTTCCTTCCTTAGATAACCATTTCAGAGTTCATGAAGTATTTTGAGACTGTATGTATCTCTGTATTCATTGCAAAAGCACTTTTGACACTGTAAATCTTGATTTACAGCTTTGAGCGGACACTCTCTGAAGAGTAATACTAAATCAGTCTGGTGTTCTTAGTAGATACTGTATATACATTTCAGTGGcttaaaaaggggagggggaagaatcCCATATCTAGGGCAGATGATGTTATTTGCTTCCTGGCAAAATTGTTATGAAGAACTATGTGAACATTTGATCTCAAACTGTTGGCAAAATTTTTAGCCCTGGATATCCAAAGTGATACACTGCCTTTAATGGGAGTTGAAAAGTACTGAAGATCTTTGAATGTCTGGATACTTCTATTTACAAGCTTCCAGGGCTGAAAAATTTAGTCTTTGTCAGTACATTACATAGATTAGTTTTTTGGCTTAGAGAAAATGATGATTGTTGGAGCAATCTTAGTTATACATTGTTGAAGAATGTTTTAATTAGATAACTTAATCTTCCAGTTTTGTAACAtttcttcatttgaaagaaaGTCACAAATATTTACTTTTGGAATAATAGTGccaatttgtttttcctccctatgaaaactttgctttttctgtggcTATAAAATTTCATTAACTCATTGCTTAGTATCTGGTAGTGAATAGCCTTTTTATCTGGGACTTGAAATTTTTGACATAGCTATGTAAGGTGACCAAGAATATTCATAAGGGTGTAGTTTATTGCTGTTTCAGCATACCCTGCTCTTGCTTTGACTAACTTCTATAAAGACTGGTAGCAATACATGTATTTGCAGTTTGAGGTGTGTTTATCCCTTCTGTTCTGGAACTGGTGAGGTTTTTTTCGCAAACTGCAGCATTGGTGTTCATCTAAATCAAGCCATAAGTATTTGACATATTACAAGTTACATAAAATGTTTAAGAATATGTTGACTTTAGCTGTTTCAAAATGCTTGTCTGTGGAACTATGATTGCTTTTAAATGTATTGTAGCAGTTGCTTCTAGAGCCACCCAGAAGTCTGTTTTTAGAGCATagtattttatacagaaaaaaacataccCTCTAGTTAAATACAAAGCCACACAAATGAGATACTGAAGATGTCATCTAGTTCAGGCCCAAAACCTGAATGTGCTTCAAGAAAAATTACTGCAAGGTGGACACAAGAGGGAAATGCTGGAACTTTTCTACTGttgcatgtttttccttttatctaCAAACTAATCTTAGAGAATCACTCTTAAATAAGACAGCTGCAGCTATTAATGATAAACTAGTAGCTTAATGGTTTTGGATTTCCTGAACGTATAGAAAAACAGAAGTTAGCACAACAGTGTGACAAATATAGCTCTAgtctgaaaaaaagtattttattcaaCTTTGTTCCAATGTTTGATTGCTTAGcaacatcttttccctgcttCTAGCTTCCTGTTACTTTTATACTGTGGAAAGACGGATCTGGGTCATCTTTCCTGTGTTGGCATCGTTAAAACTTCCAAGGTTTATTGGAGACAGTATTTTCACAACTCTTGCAGAGGATGTGCACTTGTTAGTGATCACTGAAGAATGAGAAAAGCCCACTGacctctttaaaaatatctttttttatacTCAACATAAAAGTATTAAGGGTGATAGAAAGGAATGAGCATACAAAAAGTAGCTTTTACAATGTGAAAGTGAGTTCCGTAGCTAACAATAATTAGGCTAATGTAACTATCTGTTCAAAAGtagaaatctattttaaatgaTGGAGAAAAGTGCAACATGCAAACTAACTGCAGTTTTATAAAAGAATCTGAAATATAGTTCTGTCTGCTTTTGTTAAACTCCTTGGAGACTCTGTTCAACCCTATTTCAGGAAGGGCATTTCCCTTTTTTGGCCCTTTTGATAACACATGCAGTGGATGCCAAGACTTTCTATAAAGGAAATGGGGTTACCTAACACAGTGTTTTTAATAGAGAGTCTATAAATTGCTTGAAATATCTTTAATCCACTgttaaacttgaaaaaaaaaaaccccaaaaccaaaaaaaacaccaccaactCTGATCTTGCTCTCTGTCAGTTCAGTTTCGGTATTCTCAAAATTAACCGGAGCAACACTAAAATTTGCCCCAGCCAATAATAATGCGCCTCATAGACCAATAGCAAAATAACTCTGCCAGGCAAAACAGTAGGCGTAGGTTGTTGCAAGCTTTTGAAAATAGCTATTAAAATATTGACATTGTCTTTAAAGGTTTCTGGATGGCTCTCCTATGAAAATATTAATAACCTGTTTGATGGAGCTGTTTTACAGTAGATACTAAATAAAATCAGCTAAAGTTTTGCTGCATTACTTTGAAGAATAAGCACTTTCTTGTAAAACTAATCTTATTGTAAGACTTGGTgtttcagagagaaaacagactgGTTGGTTTTCATTCTCTAAACAGTTATAGTACTGTGTTGGAATGTGCCTCTGTCATTCACTACAATGCATGCTAAAAATTAAATATGCAGACAATGtagaaaatactatttcaaaTGGGTGAAACCACTCCAATATGAATGTAAAATTGTTAAATGAGGAATGTGCAGTTAAGGTTTGTGAATTATGCTTTAGTGGGTGTTTGTGGAgacttaggtttaaaaaaaaaatcaaacacctaTTTCATAGCAGCTTTTCTTCAAGGCACGCTGTGTATTTATGTAGTCAGCATCTACCATTGTAAAACAGCTTACTGGGATCTCGCCTATGTGGGAAAGCTGGCATGAAGCAAGCAAAGGTGTGAAGGTTTCTGTTAGGATGAAATGGATCATAGTTCATAGATGCCTGTTTCTTTCCCTTAACTATAAAGGCAGTTTATAATAAACTTAGATGTTAATGCCTGAGGTTAGGTGAGGTGAATTCCTGTTCTCATGCCTACTTACAGTGTTTCAGTGCAAGACACTGTTCTGTTTTGGAATGGAGTAAGCAATATTACACTTTGTGTCCTTAGTACAACCTAGTATGTATCAGCTGGTATACTTTATATTACGTGCTTGTTTCTTGTATGTTAGACAAGTCATTCTTCATACAAAAAATGTCAACTTCTGTGTCTTGAGAAATGCTAAAACGTTTTAAGCTGCATCtattaaaaatcactttaaaacaaGGCTTTGTGTGAAGTTGTCCAGTCCATTTAACTTAAATGATACTACTTTGTGTTTGCCTTAAAGGCTAGTAACTTAGTTAACCTTCTTCCTATCTGTGTCTAATATAATCACATCTCTGTAACTGCTGCTGCATAAATGAGTATCAGACACTAATTTTGAAAGGTGATTACGGATACAAGCCTTAACGTGCTGCTGAAAAGAACAATCTTTTTTGTCCTCGCCTTGATAATGTCCTGCTGCCTCCATTGCATTAGCACTAGCACTCTATGGTGAGTTGTTCTAGCTTGCTAAATTAGCATTATTGCTGATAAAGATAACTAACGAGTGCTGTGTATTTAAATGTTCATAgatcttattttaaatatgacTGCAAAGTCAGTCATTCAGGAGTTTGGATGGTACAATTGTGGATATTCACAGATAAAAGTAATACATGATCATGTTGTTAAGTTTCCCAACAGATCCTCTTTgatttgcagaaggaaaatgcCACCTTTTTTCCATCTCTCATCCAGTGCTTCTCATAGTGTTGTCTTTTCTTATATGACAGTTACTTTGACATCTCTGCAGATAGATAATATTTGTTCTCCTATACAGGTGGGAAGTTGAAGCACTGAGATCAAAGTAAACCCATTCATTTACtctgaatgtttattttaaattatagaaGGTCTTTTTCATATGCTCAGTGCACAGATGGAACTGTGTGTATTCACTGTTTCTTGAGATCTGGTTCTAGGATCTCAAAGTGGGCACCCATGAAATATGCAGAATAACTGAAAACTGTTAAAAAGATGACTGGATGTATCTGACATCATGTAGGAACACAGCAGGAAAGACCTGCATAAAGTCAAATTGTCCAAGGTATCATTAAACTTGGGCAGAAGATGATTACTTTTCCCCTTCTCATCTGTTGTTGGTGTCTATGTCTCTGATCCCTGTCAAGtagccttgattttttttatttcatactttTGAGGGTAATCCGCTTCTATATGGTCACTTTGAAAAGACTTCATAAAATTACAAAACTGATTTGGACTTATATAGCATTTTATATCCAGGTAAATTAAACTGCTTTGCAAATGTGATTCTGCAATAACAGTGATGAAAAACACTGGAAAGGTAAGAGGCATATGTTTCATGGTATTGGAAAAGTCACGGGATGAGTCAACAGCGTTTGTATCTTTTAATCAGTTTACATATTGTGCTGGCATAACTGTAATATATCATTCTGTAGTACTGACTATGGTATTTGTTACATTGTGTCTTGATAACACTGAAATAAGCTATAGTGCTATATACGTTCTAATACAGTATAACATTACTCACTGTGTAGCATACTGACTTAATGCTGAGTTATAAACCAACCTAGCAGCATCAGCATAAAACCGGTGTAGACCAGTTTTTTGATTCCCCTTACTATAGCAGCCAAGAGCCTCACGATCCTTTAATGTACCCGCCTGTGCCAGTCTCTAGGTAATATAAGAAATATTGTCCTTATTTTCTAATGAGCTGAGACAGAGAAGTTAAAGGATAGTACAACAGAATTTTGCCATTTGTACACGCTGTTGTGCACCAGGCTTTTGGCTACATCGCTGCCTCGCAGAACCCACAGCAGACACCGGAACTGTCTGGTACCCCTGCACAGGACAACAGCAGGGGAGGGTGCCTCAGGCTGCGATCCACAGGAGAGCTTCTTCAAATCACCTTTGGAGCTGACTTCTTCGGCATCCTTGCAATCTTACAaggatatttcatttttataagcaTGGCAGATTGAAAGAAAAAGTCACTTCCGATGGCTTTGTTGGATTAACAAAGTTAAGAGATCAGTAAGACAATCTAAGGTGCGAGGTGAGTGTCTTTAACTTGAGTAAAAAAATACTAAGTCATTAAACAAGTTGTCAAAGATCATCTAATACCTATGTGGCAGAGCCAGGCACTGTGCTTCTCCCAGTGCTAGACATACTGTTTCTGACCAGATTAATTCTAGCTGTATTAAAATAGCATAATTCACTCTTCCCAGTGAAAAAACTTACTCCATATTAGCACTATAATAGCTATGTTACCTATACAAAATACTTACCCAGTAGTGGCTATTCTACATCACTAAGAGCCACAAAGAGAAACTGATTGAGGCAGTTGTTATGCACATAGCCTAGCCTGGGTTATAAAGTAGTGATGGCTTTGTAGTCATTTCCTCTTATTAGGGCTTAATTGTTTGTTTCCAAGAGAACCCAGGAAGTGTCAAATTCTGTTTAAGCAAATGACCTGCAAAGCATCTGTaacaacaaaagggaaaaatgtatttgcatcTGCTTTCTCTTCATGTGAATACACATCTCAGTATTTGAAAAGCCAAATGCATCACTTCAAGGTTTAGAATAGATTTTGCTTCTTTcagcaggctttctgaggatgctCCGTCATGACTGCTAGCTTCCCTTATTAAACTTGGTGCTTCAGAGCTGAGTTGTTTCTAATGAAAGTGTTACTGCAAGATACAGAAAACAGTTAAGAGACATACCAgtgctggagaagagaaaaacaaggtTCTTCACCTCCCTCGCACCACAGTTTACCTTCCAGGGAATTCTCCAATGCGTGGGCATCAGATAAATCTATTGCATCCCTTACAGACTACCTGCATAGCTCTTCTTTCCAATTTGTCATCATGAGAAATACATTGAGTTTGTATGTCGGAAGTTTTAAGCAATTCATATACTGCTTGACATTTGAAGTAAAAATGTCTTCACAGCAAAAAATGCCCATTACTGTGATCTGCCTTACTGCCGCAAGCAATAGCTTCTGAACATTTTTGTTCGAACACATAGAGCAGCACATTTTATATGGTTGAGCAGTTCTTTTAATGTTTTCAATCTGCTCTTAGAAATGTTGACTAGCACCATATCCGAACAGTTAAAAAGGATGTAAGCTAGTCTTGTTGCTCTCAGGAATCACCACATATGGAGACCAGAATCTATCCTCAGTCCTAGAGTCCAGCTCAAACAAAATAGGAAAACTTAACATGCAACTCATACTGCAAACTTATGCAAGTGTTTAAAAGGATTAAGATTTCATCTCTTCTTTTACTAATACTGGAATTTTGGTTCCTAAGTCTGATAGTAGTTTCCATGGATTGTCTTGTAAAAGTTACTGTCTCTGAACATACAGCTTCAATACCTGTGTTTTCTGCATGGAAGCATCTAAACATCTCAGATTTGGGTAAACACAGTTGGGCCAGAGGAAGAAAGAATCAAATTTACAGAGGTTTCAGAAGCTGTAAAGTATACTGGGATCATGCCATATGTAATATAACTTCTACTCTCAGTAAAATCATCCTTGTCTTAGTAGAATTAGTAGTTTTATTGTGGGACTATCAGCATGAACAAACCAAGTAGTTTCATCCTGCATATTTAAAAGGGATTACAGATACATTCTGACACTTCATGACCAACTCAAATCCCTTCACATTAGGCAATTAACTTGATGCCTATATTAAGAATTTAGACTAAGGAGTTCCTGGAGAGAAACAGAGTGCACCAATCTTCAGCACACACATTACTGTATATTCAACAATGTGAATATTCCCTGAATGTTGAATTGCACTTGTGTTTCTTGGCATTCTCTCTCAATTTGGtcaaaaagccattaaaatactGACACTAAAAAAAGATAGGCATATGggattaatatttttatatcttttagATACTCAATtgcttttactttgcttttttcataCCATTTGGCCAGCTCAGTACTCTTTGATGGACAGATTTTTGATGGCCTGTTTAAGAGTTTTGACAGGAGAATATTTTGACATCgatgttttcttttgatttctttccaCAGCAACTATgctaagaaaaatataaaacatatacCTTCTGAAATCAACTTGCCCTTTGTATTTCACTTGACCAAGAATAAATACTGAATTCTTCCCATATGTTGGTTTGCAATGAACTTGATTACGTTTTAAAAGCATCAGTCACCAGTAATAAAAAGCTAGGGGCTAGCCAAGTTTAAACTACTGATTTCAGACACTGTCAATATTTAATATCTTAACTCAGCTTTCTGTGCTGGACAGTCTACATCACCTAACAGCTCTACTGAATACACTGTTTGAAGTGATGGTTTTGAATGCTTAAGACtgtcagcatttatttttttatgccTGTTCCCACAACTTCATCTGTTTTCTCCCGTTGTGATCCCATTTTGCTTTATGTCTCTAAAGGACAAACTCCCACAGAACATCAGCATCTCTAACTTTGTATTATTCTAGTAATGGATTTTAAGAGTGGCTGCAACTATCCTCTCACTGTGTCAGCTCAAAGTTAATCTTTTAATGATTTCACCATTCATTCATCACTGCACTACTACATTTCACACCGTGTTGCACAGCAGTATGAAAGGGCCAATTAATTTTTTACATAGTAACTTCAAGGTTTTTATCACTAATAACATTATGCTCAAGttaagaaaatacagtttaaaacttgtttgtttgcttgttttcttctttaatagcATTTCAGAACAACATGTTTCATAAAagttattaaatgaaaaattgaaGAGACTGGTTCAAAGTGAAACCAGGGTGgcactgacaaaaaaaagaattactatgCTGGTCTTCTCACTGACCTGCATGGAATactttttgttgctttctgtAGAAGATGCATTCACATCACCTCTAGTGGGCTTGCTGACAGTCTtctcagagaagctgaaaacTGAAAGGGCCATGGAGAGGGAACAAGTATTATTGCAGAGATTTCCCACAGGACACTAGAAGGGGAGCACGAACAAGGCTGGGTTATCACCAACTGACTAGGGTAAGATGACCTAATTTGCagtcatataaaaataaaataagggcCTTATTTTAAAGTTGGTAATGTGAAGAGCAAATAGGTGCACTCCTACAGCACTTGGCTCACAGAGTAATTCATTCAGTTTGACCTTCCTCCCACCCAGATACACACTTTCCAATCCAAACTTCGCACTAGTCTAAACAACAGAAttcctgcagctttcctgctggGCTACCTCAACACTTAACTGCAACTGAGCAATGCAAGGGCTTCATTTGGTCTAAGGTGTTTAAGATTAATAGTTTAATAGTCTCTCTTAAGGATCAAGAAATGGCAGAATGAGGGATCAGCACAGTACTTCCTCTGTGCTAGCATAATGAGAAGCTGCCAGTGGTTAGAGTTAACAGAGACAGCTACGCAAGCACAATGTTGGAATGCAGCTCTGTGTAGCCCTGCAGGCTCTCTGAGCCTCCCCATTTACTCCTGGCACCCAAAGAATATGCTCTGTACACCTCTGCAAAACAATTAATTGGAGGCCCTCTACATTACCTATCTGACAAAGTGGAGAGGCTTCCCCAGCCTAACACTCAGGCTCAGAGATCCTGTCTCTGCAGCACGCACAAGCAATTCTTCAACCACAGAAGAAATTTCGAGAGACCTATTTGTGTTCCCAGATTTAAATTCTGCCCTCAGAACATACAATGATGCCCATCAGGATCGCTTGGCTGGTTACATTCATGCCTATTCATTAAGATGGCATGATGCCCACTCACATGGCAGCAGACTATTTTCACTGTGTTAAACTGCCAAGAAGAATAGGTCTAGAAGAATAATTTGCACAGTGCTGTGAGCTCCTGCTCCTCTGGAGAATGacatttttcagcactttattaATGCAATGTATCTATTCAGTCTAACAGCCTTTGACAAGTTACAGTTCTCCAAAAACACTGCTGGAAGCAGCAGATGACCTAAATGACAGGTAAACACTGCTGAGATTGTGTGTTCTCCAAGCAGCACAATTTGTAACATCACAGAAAATTTCAAATGGACAATGACAACCTATCCTATTTGTGAGATGCCCATCTTTACTTTTACAAGACTTCTGCAAATACCACAGTCTGCCAAAAAGCAACCATCGGCAATGGGCTCCACCTTGAAAGACCCCCTTTCATATGGCAACATAATGCATCTCAAATACTGCTCCTAATAGATTCTACATCTACTCCAACATTATGAAGAGCTTCCATTCGGATTCTACAGCTGTAGCCTGCTGGATTTGTGGGTACGTCACTTGCAAATACTGCACAGTTGCAGTTACAGCGATGCTGCCTGACTGTATTGGGGCAGCCACAGTGGTTGTGACAAGCAAGGTTTCCTGCTCAACACCTTTATCAACTGGGAAAATGGTAGATCATTTACCTTGTATCTTGAATGATTAACCTTTGCTTTTCTTCATGTCTGCTCTGCAGTTTCATCACAAGGGGGAGCTGcctgccccccacctccccccttACCACCAGGCTATtactcaaaaacaaaaaatctccaGAGACTACTAAAGCTTAACAAAGCAATAGTGAACAAGGTGGCATTCAGAAAGATGTTAATTACTACTAAGCATACATTCTGTCAGACCAGCCCACGTCAAAATTCTCATTCAGAAGTATTTAAGCAAAACACTCCAAAAAAAGTAAGAGTTAAGAGTACAGATAGTGCAAACACAGGACTGCAAACATGCACTGTAGGAAAGCGATCTCTGGATCAAGCAGATTACACACTGCatgtgaagaaaaacaagaagaaacatcTACAAGATAAACATTCACCTACAAAGTTTATCAACAGTGGTTTTATTAGTCTTAAAGAAAGTATATTTATGTACACTGGACAGTATCCATATAACATATGCTTCTCTAATTTCAGAGAATTTTGGTGACTTGCAATGTGTTACTTTACTTATAATCAGTCCTATAGGCTTTTTCTTGGATGCGTAACACCATTCTCCGAGCATAAAAATCCCTGTATTCCTCAGGCAGTTCTTCAAGTGTTTTCAAGGCCCTGTCCAAGATTTGCATAGCTCTAGAGGCTGCTGTGGGATCTTTATTTCCATAAGTGTCATTTTTATCGTAGCACTCAGAGGGAAGGTGCTTCCAAAAGACATTCAGTCCCACTCCAAATTCCTCAGAAATTACATTATGGAACCACAaagctgtagaaagaaaaatgtctaaaatgaaaattaatatatAAAACTTCCATGTGATTCATAACAAGCATCAGAATCAGCCAAACTAAATCTAGTTGAGGAAAAGCTTCAACCaccttcttttttgtttatttatagaAAATCATTTCCCCTAAATTTGGTACAATGCgatcttttaaaaagttcttgaAGATGTTTACATCCATCCATAACTTTATACAAAAATAACAATCACTAAAGTTTAAAGTGATAGCAAACAGGTAAGTGTGCATAAGATGAAACTGAATGAGGTGAACAAGGAACACGTCTCATCTCCTACTCTAAAtccatatatgtatttttatagaaTTAGTCCCTTACCTTGCACAGATTGTCCAAACCTTAATGTAAACCACCAGTATCAGTCAGGTCACCCATGCAAAGTTGCTAACTATTTGATGGTGAAGTCATGAGCCTTTCATCTGAATCACCATCATTGTGGTAAGGATGCCAAGACATTTTTGCCTCACATAGTACATTTTCATGATaaatttattatgaaaatatCTACCCTATTTCAATTTtaaactgaaagacagaatacTGCTTGTTGCAGCTTAGTTGCTTGTATATACTGATGACATCAGAAAGGGCTATTCTGGAAAATGAACAAGCAGTTTCTTTCAGGTAGGAAGAGGATCTGCTTCTACCTTCTCAATAATAATCACATTCAGTTCTCAAAGAACATCTCCTTTTCCAGTGATAAGTATCCTAGAACACTGACAAAGCTAACACCATGCTCTGGACTAATATCTCTATAGCACTCAGTAGTTCTTAGTACGTTAAGTGTTTCAGACTTTGGACCAACACACCTACTGACAAAGTCAGATGGGTATGTGTGCTACATAAAAGAAAATTACGGA
It includes:
- the C7H2orf69 gene encoding mitochondrial protein C2orf69 homolog isoform X1 encodes the protein MNSENYHDVMSCHPENFQWEHWSFENVATILAHRFPNSFIWVVKCSRMHLHKFSCYDNFVASNMFGAPEHSTDFGAFKHLHALLVNAFRLAQNMLLSQKSTYGFNKDAKIASCKSQPQSGPTTNGCSSTEGEKDCEYSNNSAMNFIIPSAVGAVSFTLIGFSKGCVVLNQLLYELKEAKKDKNTDAFLKNIKAIYWLDGGHSGGSNTWVTYPEVLKELAQTGIEVHAHVTPYQVFDMMRSWIGREHEKFVQILEELGVEIDDQLHFADEVPSLDNHFRVHEVF
- the C7H2orf69 gene encoding mitochondrial protein C2orf69 homolog isoform X2; amino-acid sequence: MSRRCPPGAAWLLRGLAGPAARCLGSGRSRSRIMSLCGAPAACAAGPAGGAGFPAARRSPPWLRLPEVPGAEAHRANELLLLLPPARRGPEPPQHHVVYFPGDVQNYHDVMSCHPENFQWEHWSFENVATILAHRFPNSFIWVVKCSRMHLHKFSCYDNFVASNMFGAPEHSTDFGAFKHLHALLVNAFRLAQNMLLSQKSTYGFNKDAKIASCKSQPQSGPTTNGCSSTEGEKDCEYSNNSAMNFIIPSAVGAVSFTLIGFSKGCVVLNQLLYELKEAKKDKNTDAFLKNIKAIYWLDGGHSGGSNTWVTYPEVLKELAQTGIEVHAHVTPYQVFDMMRSWIGREHEKFVQILEELGVEIDDQLHFADEVPSLDNHFRVHEVF